From the Nodularia sp. NIES-3585 genome, one window contains:
- a CDS encoding chlororespiratory reduction protein 7, translating into MPESLMYHQDNFVVLETNQPEQFLTAAELLDKLKLVLQKMSHQELPRDLQKFDSVDTQAQYLIDTSCELDVGTGKYLQWYAVRLEK; encoded by the coding sequence ATGCCAGAATCATTAATGTATCACCAGGATAACTTTGTAGTTTTAGAAACAAACCAACCAGAACAATTTCTCACAGCCGCCGAACTATTAGACAAGCTTAAGCTTGTGCTGCAAAAAATGAGCCATCAGGAATTGCCCAGAGATTTACAAAAATTTGATTCTGTAGATACTCAAGCCCAATATTTAATTGACACTAGTTGTGAATTAGATGTTGGGACAGGAAAATATTTGCAGTGGTACGCAGTCCGATTGGAAAAGTAG
- a CDS encoding DUF2854 domain-containing protein, which translates to MLRKISLGTIGLSIGGILIIVGFVAYAADNATLNLVGFFYGFPLFLGGLALKANEILPIPFSEDTTPSVLLLREQQATVTQNKIRKDITRYCYGQEAHLDEALTYLGLSPTDEDRPVVTALRETEINGAYALILEFDSPYISFDGWQEKQEKMTRYFGPGVDIKITEVGEEMIELTIVTQPEVKS; encoded by the coding sequence ATGTTACGTAAAATTTCTTTGGGGACTATCGGTTTAAGCATCGGCGGTATATTAATCATTGTTGGTTTCGTCGCCTACGCTGCTGATAACGCCACACTTAATCTTGTCGGGTTTTTTTATGGGTTTCCTCTTTTCCTAGGAGGACTGGCGCTCAAAGCCAATGAAATTCTCCCCATACCCTTTAGCGAAGATACAACGCCATCAGTATTACTTTTGCGCGAGCAGCAAGCAACTGTCACTCAAAATAAAATCCGTAAGGACATCACCCGATACTGCTATGGTCAAGAGGCTCATTTAGATGAAGCTCTGACTTATCTTGGTCTTAGTCCCACAGATGAAGACCGCCCGGTAGTTACAGCTTTACGAGAAACGGAAATTAATGGGGCTTATGCCTTAATTTTGGAATTTGATTCGCCTTACATTTCATTTGATGGTTGGCAGGAAAAACAGGAGAAAATGACTAGATATTTTGGTCCTGGAGTAGATATTAAAATTACAGAGGTTGGGGAAGAGATGATTGAATTAACAATTGTTACTCAACCAGAAGTAAAGAGTTAA
- a CDS encoding response regulator transcription factor, giving the protein MLMLSCKSTTLRVLVVDDHELTRLTLKLAFSAQENLQVVGLACNGEEAIEMVKSCQPDVIVLDLQMPVMDGWSASRHIKAISPHTQILAYSSMEDTNALGAKAMPNFDDVCQKDISTTELIALVRQLGERAGEV; this is encoded by the coding sequence ATGTTAATGCTTTCTTGCAAATCTACGACTTTGCGTGTTCTAGTGGTTGATGATCACGAACTTACACGTTTGACTCTAAAACTAGCTTTTTCGGCGCAAGAAAATCTCCAAGTAGTTGGGTTAGCCTGCAATGGTGAAGAAGCTATAGAAATGGTTAAAAGCTGCCAACCTGATGTAATTGTTCTAGATTTACAAATGCCAGTTATGGATGGTTGGAGTGCTTCTAGACATATCAAAGCAATCTCTCCCCATACTCAGATACTAGCTTATTCTTCAATGGAAGATACAAATGCTTTGGGAGCTAAGGCAATGCCTAATTTCGATGATGTTTGTCAGAAAGATATTTCTACAACTGAACTCATTGCTTTAGTCAGGCAACTAGGTGAACGTGCAGGAGAAGTTTAA
- the ppk1 gene encoding polyphosphate kinase 1, giving the protein MSKSKKNTNPIDLNDPQYYINRELSWLEFNSRVLHEACDTRTLLLERLKFLAIFSANLDEFFMVRIAALKQQVEAKVAQLTPDGRTPQKQLDDVRSTLSPLVAKHHQQFEEVLQPLLASHRIHILDYINLNQKQRTYLDNYFKEQIFPVLTPLAVDPSHPFPFISNLSLNLAVVVKNPDTEEEFFARVKVPNVLPRFLPLPPELGISETGQTAHWSGVPLEQAIAHNLEFLFPGMTIQEYHPFRITRDADLALEEDEADDLLLAIEQELRKRRMGGTPVRLEIKSHTPDPIRSRLLQDLDLTENDVYEVDGLLGLRDLMYFMALPLPELKEPPRQSVVPSRLQRLREPSLSPDALELEEGQDFFAVIREKDLLVHHPYQSFSATVVRFITHAAHDPNVLAIKMTLYRTSGDSPIVKALIAAAENGKQVSVLVELKARFDEENNIYWARSLERVGVHVVYGLVGLKTHCKTVMVVRREKDRMRRYVHIGTGNYNPKTARLYTDLGLFSCREELGADITDLFNFLTGYSRQKSYREVLVAPVNMRDRFLALIHREMENVQKGFSGRIVAKMNSLVDPQIIATLYEASRAGVQIDLIIRGICCLRPGLKDISDNIRVISIIGRFLEHSRIYYFHNNEQEEIYIGSADWMRRNLDRRVEVITPIRDPDIAKDLQEILGIMLADNRQAWELQSDGNYIQRRPGDSVRGEAVDCPETHSQKTLINMALRSTGIAANLIDAKKSYYYTDK; this is encoded by the coding sequence ATGTCGAAATCAAAAAAGAATACCAATCCCATTGATTTGAACGATCCGCAATATTACATTAACCGTGAGTTAAGTTGGTTAGAATTTAACAGTCGTGTACTCCACGAAGCTTGTGACACCAGGACACTGCTTTTGGAACGATTAAAATTTTTGGCCATCTTTAGCGCCAATTTAGATGAATTCTTCATGGTGCGGATTGCAGCTTTAAAACAACAAGTAGAAGCGAAAGTTGCCCAGTTGACTCCTGATGGTCGCACACCACAGAAACAGCTAGACGACGTTAGGTCAACCCTGAGTCCCTTGGTGGCAAAACATCACCAACAATTTGAAGAAGTCCTGCAACCTCTCCTAGCCAGTCATCGTATCCATATACTGGACTACATCAATTTAAATCAAAAACAACGGACTTATTTAGATAACTACTTTAAAGAACAAATTTTTCCGGTTTTGACTCCCCTAGCCGTTGACCCTAGTCATCCATTCCCCTTCATTTCTAATCTCAGCCTGAATTTGGCAGTTGTGGTCAAAAACCCAGACACTGAAGAAGAATTTTTTGCCAGGGTGAAAGTCCCCAATGTGCTACCGCGATTTTTGCCTTTACCACCAGAGTTAGGCATTTCTGAAACTGGACAAACTGCTCACTGGAGTGGTGTACCTTTAGAACAGGCGATCGCTCATAACCTGGAGTTTCTCTTTCCAGGCATGACCATACAAGAATATCATCCCTTCCGCATTACCCGTGATGCTGATCTAGCCTTAGAAGAAGATGAAGCAGATGATTTGCTCTTAGCTATTGAACAAGAATTACGCAAACGGCGCATGGGTGGGACTCCCGTCAGACTAGAAATTAAATCCCACACCCCTGACCCGATACGTTCTCGGTTACTGCAAGATTTAGACTTAACCGAAAATGATGTTTATGAAGTTGATGGTCTTTTAGGACTCCGGGATTTAATGTATTTTATGGCCTTGCCATTACCCGAACTCAAAGAACCACCACGCCAGTCTGTAGTACCTTCACGTTTGCAGAGGTTGAGAGAACCGAGTTTAAGCCCAGATGCTTTGGAATTAGAAGAAGGTCAAGACTTTTTTGCCGTGATTCGGGAAAAGGATTTGCTGGTACACCATCCTTATCAATCCTTTTCAGCAACTGTAGTCCGCTTTATCACCCATGCAGCCCATGACCCAAATGTGCTGGCGATTAAAATGACCCTTTACCGCACCTCTGGGGACTCGCCCATAGTCAAAGCTTTAATAGCAGCTGCGGAAAATGGCAAGCAAGTTTCTGTGTTAGTGGAATTAAAGGCGCGGTTTGATGAAGAAAATAATATTTACTGGGCGAGGAGTTTAGAAAGAGTTGGTGTACACGTTGTCTATGGCTTAGTAGGGCTAAAAACCCATTGCAAAACCGTCATGGTAGTGCGACGAGAAAAAGACCGGATGCGCCGCTATGTCCATATAGGTACCGGCAACTATAATCCTAAAACAGCGCGGTTGTATACAGATTTGGGACTATTTAGTTGCCGTGAAGAATTGGGTGCTGATATTACAGATTTGTTTAATTTTTTAACAGGCTATTCTCGGCAAAAATCATATCGAGAAGTGCTGGTTGCACCAGTGAATATGCGCGATCGCTTTTTGGCATTAATTCATCGTGAAATGGAAAATGTCCAAAAAGGCTTTTCCGGGCGGATTGTTGCCAAAATGAATTCCCTGGTAGATCCTCAAATTATCGCGACTTTATACGAAGCTTCTCGCGCTGGAGTGCAAATTGATCTAATTATTCGAGGCATTTGCTGTTTGCGTCCAGGACTCAAAGACATCAGTGACAATATTCGGGTGATCAGCATTATCGGCCGCTTCTTAGAACATTCTCGTATTTATTATTTCCATAACAATGAACAGGAGGAAATTTATATTGGTAGTGCTGATTGGATGCGTCGCAACTTAGATCGCCGAGTAGAAGTAATTACTCCCATTAGAGACCCAGATATTGCTAAAGATTTGCAAGAAATTTTGGGAATCATGTTGGCAGATAATCGTCAAGCCTGGGAATTACAATCTGATGGTAATTATATCCAACGCCGTCCTGGTGATAGCGTGCGAGGTGAAGCCGTAGATTGTCCAGAAACTCATTCACAAAAAACTTTGATCAATATGGCATTACGTTCAACTGGTATAGCTGCAAACTTGATTGATGCCAAAAAAAGTTACTACTACACAGACAAATAG